The DNA window GCGTTCATGCACGACTGCGCTGAGGCTTGAGCGCCATGGCGCCGTCGCCCAGCAGGAACAGGGCGATCAGGCCCACCGTCCAGAACGCGGGATATTCCCAGCCCCCGCCCTTGTTGGTGAACAGCCAGCCGTTGGCGCCATGCACGAGAACAATCGTGCCGAGCATCTCCAGCGCCAGGGGGATTGCGACCAGAGGTGCGTAGATGCCCAGGATGAGGGCAAT is part of the Thiomonas sp. X19 genome and encodes:
- a CDS encoding DoxX family protein; protein product: MIKQSTAPYAALLLRVSLGIMFLAHVGLKIFVFTVPGFVGYFASLGLPAILAYAVIALELLGGIALILGIYAPLVAIPLALEMLGTIVLVHGANGWLFTNKGGGWEYPAFWTVGLIALFLLGDGAMALKPQRSRA